AGAAaactgtgtttttgtttgtggcagAGAAATTTGCCCTGAACCGCAGCTCGTggcaaatattatttttccCAGGCAAATCAGCAATTGCAGTGTTTAGATAACTAAGCTAACATCCAGTTTCCCCGAAACGTTTTTCCAAAAGTGAAAGTCAACAACGAGAGGATTTTTGGATGTGCTGTGCTGCCCTGCCATGCCCTGCCTCATTTCGTATACCCATACCCAGCTCATCTCATCTAATATTTAGCATAAGTAAAGAAAATGAGACCACAGAAAGAGGCACTCATCTCCATGTATAGTACATAATCATTTAAATACTCTACCTCTTACACATATCATATCATGCTGTTTTTGGCTGTTGTCGGATGCGGATTACATAGGTCATTATGCTGGGCGACTCGGGAGTGGGCAAGACATCGCTTTTGATACGATTCCGCGATGGTCGCTATGTGCCCAGCTATTTCCTGAGCACCGTTGGCATTGATTTTAGGGTAAGAGCGCTTTATTCCCAAAAgtctttggttttcttgttgttcttggttttctgttgttcttgttctcgttgttgtaattgttgttcATTCTAAGTGTTGTCTCTCCTTCTGTCCTACTGTTACTCTGTGTTaaacatccatccatccatccatctatccatccatctatcctcCTACTCTAACGtctttcttctgcttctgctctttctcccactgtgtgtgtgtctcctgTCAACAGTTGTCAAGGCTTTCAATGCGATTTTCACCTGCTTACCTCTCACTCACTCTGTGTAACTttccgccccccccccccgcttctctctctccctctctctctctctctctctctctctctctctgtctctgtctctctgcgtGACCTCCTCTATGAGTTGCGGTTTTCCTGATTTCGTAGTACTGCCTGCGGTTGTCCTCTTTACGTTTAGTTCTTGTTCAAACCTTATCTTTCAGTACCACAGAATCCCCATCCCAATCCCAGGTCCAGCACCAGGAATCCCTGTAACCCTCTGTTTGTTGTCtcgtttctgtgtgtgtgtgtgtgtgtgcgctgcaGGTCGGGCGTCTTTCTGATAAAGATCCTTGGGGGACTATTTATTAAAAAGCATGTGAACTTGAAAAGGACTTGTTGATGTTTTTCCTCTCCTTCGTCCAAATGAATTTGTGTGCCCGTGTAGCCGTAGCAGTTCTCtaaatgtatctttgtatctgtgcgCAGCTCTGTAAATGTATCTTTAGCTGTGTGCTCGTTTAAGTTGTTGTAATTTTATTATACTTATTATTGTGTCGTTTTTGTGTCGTTTTTGTGCGGTCCAACATTTAGAGGCTTAGAGGTTTTCCTGCCCCGAggcttgctctctctttctctctctctctccctcactctgtctctctctgtttcatggctcataaatttattaaaatacaagCGGAAATTGCCTTTAACatgtctctctatctctattttTTCACTTTCTCTAGCtatccctgtctctgtctcttacTTACAATCCTGTAAAATTTTACAAATGCCTGGCAAATGGGAGCTAGGGCTGGGCCTGGCGTTTCCTTGACTTTAAATTGTTTCCATGTTTTCTCTATATTAAATGTATGTCGATCCCAGGCATTGTCTAACTTTCCAAAGAAGGATGGGGCATGGGCAACCCCCATTTGAGGAGGCATTGGGGAATGACCTGAACCCCAAATCAGATTCGCTGGGGAGTTGTTCATGTTGATTTTTCAGCTTGGCTGACTCTTGGCCAACTTGTAGGGTGGCTCCGAGTACAAGTAATggctacatatgtataaagtaaatgaatattttatatgaGTATGGCTATGAATATATGGATAGTATGTTTAATTAACGTAGAAATAAGCAAAGAACTTTTCAATGTTgtttaatgtgtgtgtgtttttcacTTCATTAGTAATCCAATTGTATCTCACACTTTACCCAAATATTTCCTCatcaatacatacatatgtacatgagtatgtatgtttgtatttaAGTGTCTGTCTGTATTCCTCCCATCAACAAATTTCAGCTGAATTGTGGCAGTGCATTGACATTTTGTTTACCCGGCTagaataatttatgtttttggttTATCTTTTAGtctgaaaacgaaaacgaaaatgaaattgaaatcaaatcaaatcaaggCAATATGCTGCCCTCACAGACAACACATTCAGCAAAGAACATCctccatttatatttatgctcGTACCTTTTTGGTGTACTACCACTATGTtcatctgtgtatctgtgtatcttttaTGCTATTGACTGACTGTCTGAGTAGCTTATAGGTACggggagtggctgtggctgtggcagtggcaatggcccTGCCAATGGCCGAATGTTTGCCACTCATTACGGGAGTGTGGATCCACATCAGTGCTTTCATCAACTGGAAATTGCTGAGTCTGCCCCTTACTTATGAATATTTATACCAATACGATGCCCCGTCTCCACTTATTtgtctgcatgtgtgtgctttCGGGTCTTCATAAACGGacacgctgcgtatgcgtagTGCATTAAGCATACGCAGCGTGTTCCagcctctctcgctcttcctctctctctctctctctctgtatctctgtttGATATTCTGGGCACGGTTGTTGTGCATGAACATTTCGTgaattaattacattttacataACAATTGGATTCTCATGGTCGAAGTTCGTGTGCATTtaaaacaataattaattgcatttacaATCGTGTTGCACAATCCAGAACAAAGTGGTCGTCGTCGATGGCACACGTGTAAAGCTACAAATCTGGGACACGGCTGGGCAGGAGCGTTTCCGCAGCGTTACACACGCCTACTACCGAGATGCCCATGGTGAGTgcctcttctcttctcctctcCAGTCTTTCTAATTATCCTTTCCCTTTGAtcctaattaaattatttttccaATCTGCATGCGAACCGGCAATCCACACCAACactaaaccaaaaaccaacaccgacatggacatggacatggacaccGAAACCGACACCGAagctttgctgctgctgtacgaTGTTACCAACAAGACCACCTACGACAACATTCGGGCCTGGCTGGGGGAGATACGGGAGTACGCCCAGGAGGACGTGGTCATCGTTTTAATAGGTGAGCGTGTAGCGTGGGAGGAGATGGGGATGCTGCAGATGCAGCTGTAGCTGCAGCTGAAAGCTTTTGCCCAGCGGAAACGCTAATCCACTTATAAATTTTGAGCCAAAttcacttttgtttttgccaacGCTTTTGCCTTTTCTAACTCATTCAGGCAACAAGGCCgattgcagtggcagtgagCGACAGGTGAAGAGGGAGGATGGCGAGCGCCTGGGCAGGGAGCACAATGTCCCTTTCATGGAGACATCAGCCAAGACGGGACTCAATGTGGAGCTGGCCTTTACAGCGGTTGCTAGGTAAGTCTTTCACCTGGTCAAAAGAGAGCTCTTCTGGGAAACTCCCATTTATTACACTGATTTCTACACACCCACCACCTACCACCCACCacatctctatctctctgtctttctttctctgtTGTCGCCTGCAGGCAGCTTAAGAGTCGCGGCTACGAGCACGGCGATGATGGAAAATTCAATGTGCATGATTTTGTGCGTGACAATACAAAGGCGCGCTCCGTCTGTGCCCAGTGCAGGAACATGTAATTTTCCCCGGCCACATCCTCCCGATCCCGTGCACAAAAGAATGGCAGGACGAGCAGGAAAGCATAAAAACAGGAGGGGCGGGGGAAAAAACAATAAGCTAGCATACAGATCAAAGGGAAATGGGGAAAGGTCGATGGGGAGGCGGCAGGAGCTGGGCGCAAAAGTCGAACTTCTGCATTTAATAAACACGCAAAATACGCACACAacaacagatacaaatacagatacatacagaAAAACACGACCCACAGATACACCTACAGACAGGATAACATGTTGGCACCAATTTTTTAAGACCCTAGCGGGAAGGTAGCGGATAGTAGGGGAGCGGGCAAGTACATGGTATGTGCGGTATGGTTAGCATTTTGTATGTAAATTGGAATTTTTTTGGAACCGGGGCGGGACGGGCAGAGATACGTACTCGTATCATACTTTAAGGATGGCCAGTGcataaattattgaacaatatatacatatatatatactatatacagaTATGATATATCCATATACAACTGCATAAATGTACTTTATTAAAAACGAGGAACCCTAATGGAGCAAGGGATGATCTCCAGTCCTCAACTAAGAGAAACCAATCGCCAATCCGGATTAGGAATGGGAATCAAGACACgaaatcgtaatcgtaatcgtaatcgtaatcgcaGCAAAATCATGCAACATTGAGATTTGTCCAGCACGTCCATGGGAGACCGCCAAATGGAGGGACCGAACGGAACCCAGCGTGAATCAGCATCAGCTCCATAAAGATATATTACCCTCGAGAGGAGCAGCCGGAGAGATGAtcgctggatggatggatggaaccAAATCCTATTCAAGAAATACAATCACTCAATTTACCTATACTACtataaagaaacaaaacaaaagattaTACCTATTACCAAATGTTTTTGGTTCTCTAATGTTAAAATCTTAATTGTTATGGCCTATCGTTAAGTTTTTAGATCCACACCAAACCAAAGAATGCCTGAAggcattttaaattatttacacAGACACTAATGAATACCCCTTGCAATTAAGTTAGTTGAAGCTCTCTATTTAAGTCCACATGCCACACCTATAGCAAGCCgtagagcagcagcaggagaaggagaaggagcagaaaGAGGAGGGTTACAAATAATCAAAGTTATAACTATAGTCTCCTACAACAGACCGCAGCGGCATCCGACGCATGCATACTATATCATAGCAGCAAAACAGCGTTATATCCAAGCAGACGGAATGTCTATACcataaacaacaaatacatatttacattGAATGTggttaaaaaacaaaaaactaaaaagtggagtgtttttatttcaaattcaaattgggCCGCAGACTCAAATGCTGTTCAAAATACTCTCAGTGTGCTGTTAAACGCTGCTAAGTGCTGCTATATTGGTATAATTAAGAACAAAGGATACCGAAACTTTCATATGCAGGTTTTTCGAATTTTTGCCTGAGATGTGAGATCATCGTGCTTTCgtgcataatttatttattgcatttaagTCCTTGTCGcgcattcactttcaaacgaTTTCTTTTTGGCGCTCAAGTTTGGTCGGACTtgatctcttttttttgggatttgtGATGGGATATCCTCCTGTCGTGGAGGGATTTTTTCTCGCCGCAATGTCCCTTTTCAGCTCAACAATGTCCCTTCATTCAATACTCActtttgttcaacttttttgtttaaaccgtattttagtcaaaatacaataaatgggaGTACTAAAACATAGTTTATCATGTAGAAAATTtcttcatcaatgggataaaactatgtgggcagggctaaAGACTTTAGTTAGCCAGAATTTTttaacggaatatcaaaattgagcaataggaTCGACAGTTCTTTGtcgtattttttgtttgaccctTTGAactaaaacattttttttaggCAAAGTCCAATAAAAGAAGGTGTTTTAAACAAgtcagtcaagtagaaaataggttCATTAATGTCTATCTAGCTAGCAATATTCATATCAAAAACggggaatatgtataatagaacttgaattcgtcagtatatttacggtatatttttcaaataagacggtatattttcttatattttggTATAATTCTGAGGTTTGGAGGGTATATTCTATcaataaatccgcggtcacactgctggTAACACgtgcaaaaaaccaaaacagcgtaaatttattgaaatttcttTGATAAAGTACCTGTAACCATGGCGGATCACGCGTTCCATCGACCGGGGCCGCTGAAGCAAACCAATAAGGTCCACAAAACGGGCCGTCATCGCTCCAAGGGAGCCATCGAGAATGCAACAAAAGGTAGGGATGCTCCACAATTGCGAATCCGGAAAACAAACTCTTTAAAACTATTATTCTCGCAGGCAAAATCGGGTTTAAGGCCCTCTCGCACcggcacaagcagcagcagcgcagggAGCAGCGACGCAACCAGCAAAATCAACTGCGAAAGAACAAACGCGATGAGGTGCTGGAGCAGAAGCGGAAGCTTGGGGGCCAGAACACAGCTCCGTTCCTGGTGTGTCTGCTGCCTATGCACGAGCAGATCGATCCCAAGTCGGCCCTGGCCATCCTCGAGGGCTGCGACAGCGAGCTGGTGGTGGAGAGATCTCCGAGTGGGATTACCTACATGAATCTTCCGCGTTTCAAGCAGCGATTCGCCTTTGTCACCCCACCCGTGGGACGCGGCAACGAACTGATTGTCCTGGACTACCTCAAGGTATGCGACACAACGCTCCTTTTGACATCAGCCTCCTTTGGGGACGACGAGATATTTGACCGCTGGGGCCAGCGCATTTTCAATATGATCTCCGCCCAAGGGATACCCACTCCCATGGTGGCTCTCATGGATCTGGAGTCACTGAATCCCAAGCGTCGTCCTGCCAGCAAGCAGGCAGCACAGAAAATCATCTCCAAACTGTTGCCCGAGGAGAAACTCATGCAGTTGGACACCGCCGCCGAGGGACTGAACGTGATGCGTCGCATCGGAGGACAGAAGAAGCGCATTCTGCACAACGTGGAGAATCGGCCGCATCTCTTCGGTGACATTGTGGAGTTTAAGCCCAATGGCGAGGCGAGCGATGATTTGGGCACGCTGGAGGTGACTGGCTTCCTGCGTGGACAGTCGCTGAATGTCAATGGACTGGTGCATATTCCCGGGCTGGGTGACTTCCAGGTGGGTCAAGTGGTTGCCCCGCCAGATCCGTACAAGCTGGACAAGTCTCGCGATGGAGAAAATGTGGCAGTGCGACTCCTTGATATCAGTGATCCCCTGAAGCGCACCTCGCTGCAGAGCGAGAACATCCCCGATCCCATGGACGCAGAGCAGACGTGGCCCACCGAGGAGGAGATCGAGGCCTCCcaaaaggaaaccaaaaaaatgaaGCTGGTTAAGCGAGTGCCCAAGGGCTTCAGCGAGTACCAAGCGGCCTGGATACCCGACATCGAAGAGGTAGAGGATCCGGACAAGGAGGAAGACGACGAGGACATGAGCGACGATGATGAGGAAGCTGAAGATGACGAGGACTTCATGTCCTGTGACAACAAATCCTTCGAGGATGAATGCGAGAAACGCGACTCCGATACGGAGGAGTTCCAGGACAGCGTTTCAGTGTCATCGGAGGCAGCCGTCAACGACGAAAAATACGACCAGCAGATGGACTTCCAGGAGGAGCGTGAAACCATGCAAAAACTGCAGCAAGCACGCACAGATCAGCTCTGGCCCGATGAGATAGACACGCCGCTGGATGTACCCGCCCACGAGCGATTCCAGAAGTACCGTGGCCTAGAGTCCTTCAGGACTTCGCCATGGGATGCCAAGGAGAATCTGCCCAGCGACTATTCTCGCATTTACCAATTCAAGAATTTCGACCGCACCAAAAGGAGGGTTCTGGCCGAAGCCAAGGATTTCGACGGTATTTTGGTAAGCTTCGTATTCTGATATCCCGCTTTGGAGTCCCTTCTAATCTCGAGTTTCTTCTTTGCAGCCTGGTCTCTACATCACGCTCCATGTGATCAATGTGCCCGCCAGCCGTTGGGCCGCCTTCAAGTCCGCCCAGCTCACCGACAACATCATTGTGTATGGCATGCTGCCGCACGAGCATCAGATGTGCGTGATGAATGTCGTGCTGCAGCGCATGCCCGACTCTGAGGTTCCCCTCAAATCCAAGGAGGAGCTGATTGTACAGTGTGGCTATCGCCGCTTTGTGGTCAATCCTATTTACAGCCAACACACCAACGGCGACAAGCACAAGGTGAGAGACGCACTCTATGATCTCCATATGAATCCCTGCCAATGGTTGAATTTATTTGCAGTTTGAGCGCTACTTCCGTCCGTATGAGACAGTCTGCGCCACCTTTTATGCACCCATTCAGTTCCCTCCCTCCGCTGTGCTAGCATTCAAAGTGAATCCCGACTCGACGCTGGCCTTGGTGGCCCGCGGACGCCTCATCTCGTGTAATCCAGATCGCATCGTGCTCAAGCGCGTCGTCCTCAGTGGCCACCCCATGCGCATCAATCGCAAATCGGCCACGATACGCTACATGTTCTTCTACAAGGAGGATGTCGAGTACTTCAAGCCCGTTAAACTAAGGACCAAATGCGGACGATTGGGCCACATCAAGGAGTCGCTGGGTACGCATGGCCACATGAAGTGCTACTTCGATGGACAGTTGAGATCCTACGACACGGCCTTCATGTATCTGTATAAGCGGGTCTTTCCCAAGTGGACCTACGAGGAGTGCCTGGTGCGCACGGCGGAGAACGAGCGCCAACAGGTGGTGGCGAACAGGAGAAtcgaacagcagcaacaggtaGCCATGGATATGTAGAATgtacatacagacacacacgtaAACCTCGTTTTTGATAATAGGAATAATAGAATTATATTCACAAACAATTGTCTTAATTTAAGGTAGAGGCAATACGagtacaatatacatacacaaaACATGGATACGATTAAAAGCTTACCACATTGCACAAAGGTAGATAGATCGAGCGGAGGGGGTGTTAATACAGATTTCCGGCTAGGATTTGGTAGCAGGGATTATTGTACTGGGATGGGGCGGGGGACAGGACAGATGGCGGGGCTGGTATTTAGTAATTGGTGGATAGACATTTGCGTCGCTTCTTCTGGAGCTGTTCGACCTGTTCGGTTATTTGGATGGGTGTTTGGAAACCTTGTACAATGGTATTCACGGTGAGAACCGTGGCTATAAATTGATTGATGGATATGTGCCAGGCCTCGGAGGTGTTtgtgctgctactgctgctacccctgctgctgctgggcttcCCGCTGGCCTGACGGAGCTCCTCCTCGAGTGCCACAAATAGACGGGTGGtgctgctgtgctctgctgcgGGCGTTGTGGGGTTGCCATTGCTATCCGGTTGCTGTAGAACACATTTATACAAGGTCATTCCGTCACAGTTTGGGTGGGATTAAGGATTGCTTACCTCATCGCCGCTGCCGCCCAAATTGAGTTGGGTAAAGCTCTCTAGGCTGGGTTCCTTTTTGATGTTGCTGTTTCCCAGCTCCAGCAGATTCTCATCTGTAAAGAAAAAGAGCCTTACAATGCAACCGATTACTGGGGACTTGTGGCATCACTTACATGCCATTCGCATCTCCTCGTCCTGCACACAGCCCATGATCTCGATAATGCTGCGCCACAGCAGCTGGAAGTTCTCCTTGCGCAAATGCGGAATGGTCTGATGCGAGCCCGAGGCCCCCTCATCGGGCTGGTCGAGCAGATAGCCGAGGCTGCCCAGGCTTCTCGAATCCGTGGCATTCGAGTCGGCACGCTCCAGTCGCGTAGCAGCAACCAGGTCACTGATCTGTGAGAAATTCGATATAGTCTCGACATTCAGAAGCATTTTatcggctgcagcagcagcagccgcggAAGCTGAGGCTGCTCCAGCAGTCGCTCCCGGCGGCGGAGTCATtcgtgccgctcccagatctgAAATATCCGAAAATGTGTCAATCGATTCGTAACGTCCCTGCTGGCGTAGGCCGAACTCTTGGCCGTCGTCATCCCGCCCAGCATCGGAGCGTGTTGCAGTAGCAGTAGTAGTACCCgggagtgctgctgctggcagatCCACATAGAATGTTGAATTGCGCTGCGCCAGCGAGGAGGTGTTGGAATTCAGCGACAAATTGGGCGTGTTGCGTGATAGATCCATGAACGTATTGCCCGATATACCCGCCAGATTATGCAAATGCTGTGTGGCACTGATCAGAGCATAGTCATCGGCATCAAATTGATGATCCGAGGGCGAGGGCAAAGCCTCCATGGACTCTGAAGCATCGTCGCTGTAAAGAGAATCATGAAATTATCAGGTAAAAAGCTGAAGCGTTGTGCTACTTTTACacttttatacccggtactcagtcagtttatatgtacatatgtgatCTTATGATGCACTTTACTGTAACTTACACAAAACATTTAATACGTAAGCGCTGGAATTATTATCGCAGCCGATGCATCGCGATGACTGCCGCatgtctatctctctctttctctcccgctctctctctcatttactaacgagagagaaagagaggaaacACGTGCGCTAATTATGTTGTACTGTTAATTCTTGCACTTCGTTTATACTCTTTCCGCTTAATGTCCTATTTGATTATAAATGTATAATGTTTTATCTGATTTCACTTATCTACTGTTTTAATATATGCCCTACATCtatccgtctctctctctttcacttctCACGCCAACACCAGACGTAATATCTCGCTCTCCTCCGCCAAGGGGCGAAcgctgcacgaggaagagtgtgtgagagatagagagagagtgagaaagagagagagaatcatttgttccttctggctataataataatccgatctgatcccaATTCTGCAATCAGCTAGATAAGGTCAGGAAAACTTTGAAAAAACCTtgatatcacagaagtctgcacacaaaatttggttgctatAGATCTTatagacatggctatatcggaATATCGGGTTCGAaaacgctttcttctgggtgttacacacgtACACTTTGTGGTTTCCACAtccaccacaaaactaatatatCCCTAAACTCTTGGATTATCGGGCATAAAAATGTACAGAATAATTTACAGCACAAATTCCACTCACTCAAAGAAATCTTCCGCCTCAAAGGCCTCCTCGGCATCATCTTTGGTCCGTGGACGCGGACGACGTGATCGTTCGATTTCCGCCTTGGATAACAGAGGCGGCAAATGCAACACATAAAGTAATTTCAGTTTCTCCATGCTCTTGGAGGAGCAAACCAAGCCCAGGGCATTGATAAGCTGTCCAAAATCCAGATATCCAGTACCCTTCTTGTCTGTGAGCTGAAAACACATAACAAAtgataaataatacaaaattgtaCTCCACTTTTCTCCTCTTACCCTGAACAACTTTTCGCCAAGATCCACGCTGACACACTTCCGCCAGGGAGTTAGCTCTGTGAAGAGTGTGTGGAATACCTCATAGTTGACCCAGTAGGCCTCGTATCTGCCATTACTGCCACCCAGGACAGGGTCATTCGGTACCCTGGTGGGCGATTGATgatgcagcagctgcggcgTCTCCGACAGCGAGCATtgtgccttctgctgctgctgcatggaCTTCAACGCGTGTTTTTCCTCTCGGATGATGGTGAGCAGCATGTGCAGCTCGTTTCGATCGAAATAGGGATTCTGTAAATAGGCCTTGACAACGGTCTTCTCGTTGTCAATGTCAAACTGACGCATGGTCAGGCGTCGGTGCTTGTTGCGCAGCTCCTCGATGCGCTGCTGGGTCAGTTCCTCGCCGAATTTTGTGTACGCCTCGTGGATGAGGGTCTGCACAGTTTGCGTCTGTGAGCGTTCCATCTTGCGTTTGTCCGTGGAGGGCGGCACTTGATAGTCGGGATTGTAAATGCCCTCCAGATAGTTTTGCAGCACCAGCATGGCCTCGCCATCGTCCTGGCACTTGAGCAGCTTGTCGCGATTCCATTCGATGATCTGCAAAGCCACCATAAAGATGATCTTGGCGCCCTCGTAGAAGAAACAGTCGAGTATGTGGAGCGAGCTCTCATAGCTGATTACGCTCATGAAGATGGTGAGGAACCACGAAATGGAGATCATTTTGATGACGCCCAGCTGCTCCAGATGCTCGTGCAGATCGGCCAGATGAGTTTCGACCAGTTCATTGAGCACGCCCTGATCAATCTGTGCCCCCACCACCTTGTCCTTGTAGTAGTCCGGCAAGAGGTTCTCGCACAGGCTGGCCAGCATCCAGAAGGCGTTCTCTTCGTCGCAAAACAGTAGGAATACCGACGAGACAATGTTCATGGCCTGGCAGTAACCCACCTGCGGATTGCGCAGGGCATAGGCTTGCAGGACGCGCCTCAGTGCGCCAATGCCGTCTGTGCTCTGGAATGCCGGATGCTCGGGCAGTGAACGGGGCAGATCCCTGTCGATTTCGTCGTGAGCAAAGCAATCCTTAATGCAGGCAGCCTTCTCCACCAGATCCTCGTACAATCCGGGATTCATTTCCTTGTCGTGAATGGCACCGGAGAAGATCAACCAAATCTCCTGACGCAACTGGTCCGGAATGCCCTCCACAATGAGATTTATGACATCGGTGGTGCGGAACATGCCAATGCCGCGTCCAAAGTCACGGAAATGTGCCTCCCAACGCACCATCTTCTCCTCCTGATTCCTGATTATGTCTGAACTGAACTGTGTCTTGAATGTGTTCATCAAGGCTGTCTGCTTGCTCCAGGAGATGTCGTACTTGGCACGTTCCCGACTCACGGGACTGCAACAGATAATCGTATTGTGAAATGGCGCCTTATTCG
The sequence above is a segment of the Drosophila pseudoobscura strain MV-25-SWS-2005 chromosome X, UCI_Dpse_MV25, whole genome shotgun sequence genome. Coding sequences within it:
- the Tbc1d8-9 gene encoding TBC1 domain family member 9 isoform X1 is translated as MWIEPKELLLPSTFWIAEMYSRYFVLQKRRGHGESRGFGSMLVGTYDSVWNTKPAPYRIVHRTPSSEVSYEIAIGITQDEIAKDWEWLQANLFNVLNEMENEDEVTNFTICKIKSLYTQNNQDETGETADFKVMTSQFRQTFKMPEEERLVNSYSATYVKNKIPRQGQLYISLNHVCFYSYMLGHEVKRIIRFAELEDISRNANTIYLKTTNNMTYNFTLIFNAGEAHLLIEQLNKMAIQQLIQDPESPVVDHDPSNFARLGAKSSKKPVLLRDLTARQKSEEFRIYFRLPQTEIIDGKIKANIWTPYSKRFNAGYIYLSPNFFCFRSDVKDLVSVVIPMKTIKSVEKKDDGQQRFDNQIVIITSENVPFMFAQIVDREVLISKITDLLSRIHVPVSRERAKYDISWSKQTALMNTFKTQFSSDIIRNQEEKMVRWEAHFRDFGRGIGMFRTTDVINLIVEGIPDQLRQEIWLIFSGAIHDKEMNPGLYEDLVEKAACIKDCFAHDEIDRDLPRSLPEHPAFQSTDGIGALRRVLQAYALRNPQVGYCQAMNIVSSVFLLFCDEENAFWMLASLCENLLPDYYKDKVVGAQIDQGVLNELVETHLADLHEHLEQLGVIKMISISWFLTIFMSVISYESSLHILDCFFYEGAKIIFMVALQIIEWNRDKLLKCQDDGEAMLVLQNYLEGIYNPDYQVPPSTDKRKMERSQTQTVQTLIHEAYTKFGEELTQQRIEELRNKHRRLTMRQFDIDNEKTVVKAYLQNPYFDRNELHMLLTIIREEKHALKSMQQQQKAQCSLSETPQLLHHQSPTRVPNDPVLGGSNGRYEAYWVNYEVFHTLFTELTPWRKCVSVDLGEKLFRLTDKKGTGYLDFGQLINALGLVCSSKSMEKLKLLYVLHLPPLLSKAEIERSRRPRPRTKDDAEEAFEAEDFFDDDASESMEALPSPSDHQFDADDYALISATQHLHNLAGISGNTFMDLSRNTPNLSLNSNTSSLAQRNSTFYVDLPAAALPGTTTATATRSDAGRDDDGQEFGLRQQGRYESIDTFSDISDLGAARMTPPPGATAGAASASAAAAAAADKMLLNVETISNFSQISDLVAATRLERADSNATDSRSLGSLGYLLDQPDEGASGSHQTIPHLRKENFQLLWRSIIEIMGCVQDEEMRMAYENLLELGNSNIKKEPSLESFTQLNLGGSGDEQPDSNGNPTTPAAEHSSTTRLFVALEEELRQASGKPSSSRGSSSSSTNTSEAWHISINQFIATVLTVNTIVQGFQTPIQITEQVEQLQKKRRKCLSTNY